In bacterium, the following proteins share a genomic window:
- a CDS encoding sigma-54-dependent Fis family transcriptional regulator: MTVPAERKNILIVDDEPTIRESLKLILSRNFKVVEKTSGEEVLDYFNQNSLNVPDLVLMDVVMPGINGVELLGKVKELHPRLPVIMLSANRTVKTAVEAMKCGAIDYLNKPFDVDELLTLIDQTLTKSHFALAEGSAQQTALSHTRVNAAEAGPGIVGQSQAIQSLYQRINQVSAHDVTVLITGESGSGKELIAQEIHRRSPRANQPFVAINCAAIPETLIESELFGHEKGAFTHAGEKRLGHFELANGGTLFLDEIGELRMQVQVKMLRFLQEQEFYRVGSSKPTKVNVRVIAATNSDLEKNIAQGKFREDLFYRINVVPIQAPTLRSHPEDIANLFEYFVQKFSKHYPNKSLNLTSEALNALKAYPWPGNVRELENMVESLLALSTQAEVHVTDLPSRFLAHEVHHDINQQVLEGRIGFEEAEAKFERDLIVKALQKSDFIQTRAAEILGISRRILKYKMDKLGIITPDDAS, from the coding sequence ATGACAGTTCCAGCAGAACGAAAAAACATTTTGATAGTTGATGATGAGCCGACAATTCGGGAGTCCCTCAAGTTAATCCTCAGCCGCAATTTCAAAGTCGTCGAAAAAACTAGCGGGGAAGAGGTGCTCGACTATTTCAATCAAAACTCTCTTAACGTTCCAGATTTAGTGTTGATGGATGTAGTTATGCCCGGGATTAACGGTGTTGAACTACTGGGTAAGGTCAAAGAGCTACATCCGCGTCTACCAGTAATTATGTTAAGCGCTAACCGCACAGTTAAGACTGCGGTTGAGGCGATGAAGTGCGGCGCAATTGACTATTTGAATAAGCCTTTTGATGTTGATGAATTACTGACTTTAATTGATCAAACTTTAACCAAAAGCCACTTTGCTCTGGCCGAAGGGTCTGCGCAGCAAACTGCTTTGTCCCATACGCGTGTAAATGCAGCCGAAGCAGGACCGGGCATTGTCGGGCAGAGTCAAGCAATCCAGTCGCTCTATCAACGCATCAATCAGGTTTCAGCACATGATGTTACAGTATTGATTACCGGGGAATCTGGTTCAGGGAAGGAGCTAATTGCGCAAGAAATTCATCGCAGGAGCCCGCGTGCTAACCAGCCTTTTGTTGCAATTAACTGTGCAGCAATCCCAGAAACACTAATCGAGTCAGAACTTTTTGGTCATGAGAAGGGTGCTTTTACCCATGCAGGAGAAAAGCGCTTGGGACATTTTGAGCTTGCAAACGGCGGCACGTTATTTCTCGACGAAATCGGAGAACTGAGAATGCAAGTTCAGGTAAAAATGTTACGCTTCCTCCAGGAGCAAGAATTTTACAGAGTAGGCAGCTCCAAACCGACTAAAGTAAATGTTCGTGTCATTGCTGCAACAAATTCCGATCTAGAAAAAAATATTGCCCAAGGGAAATTTCGCGAGGATTTATTCTATCGAATTAATGTTGTGCCGATTCAGGCACCAACGCTGAGAAGTCATCCCGAAGATATTGCCAATTTATTTGAGTATTTTGTGCAAAAATTTTCGAAACATTACCCCAATAAAAGTTTGAACTTAACAAGCGAGGCTTTAAACGCACTTAAAGCATATCCCTGGCCGGGGAATGTGCGAGAATTGGAAAATATGGTGGAGAGTCTTTTGGCACTTTCAACTCAGGCGGAAGTTCATGTGACGGATTTACCGAGCCGCTTTCTAGCGCATGAAGTGCATCACGATATCAATCAGCAGGTCCTTGAAGGGCGTATTGGCTTTGAAGAGGCTGAGGCTAAGTTTGAGCGTGATTTAATTGTCAAGGCGCTACAAAAAAGTGATTTTATTCAAACTCGTGCTGCGGAGATACTGGGCATTAGTCGACGTATTCTCAAGTATAAAATGGACAAGCTCGGGATTATTACGCCGGATGATGCTTCATAG